A single window of Ananas comosus cultivar F153 linkage group 17, ASM154086v1, whole genome shotgun sequence DNA harbors:
- the LOC109722809 gene encoding 2-alkenal reductase (NADP(+)-dependent)-like, with protein sequence MAGEGEVVRGNKKVVLRGYVTGSPKESDMEVVTSSTVRLTVPEGSTAVILKNLYLSCDPYMRLRMTKHDEKNPNFVPDLVPGEVITGYGVSKVVDSGHPDYKPGNLVWGSGIGWEEYSVITNPQGLLKINHPEVPLSYYTGLLGTPGLTAYVGFYEVSSPKKGEYVFVSAASGAVGQLVGQFAKLLGCYVVGSAGSDEKVNLLKSKFGFDNAFNYKKEQDLNAALKRCFPEGIDIYFENVGGAMLDAVLLNMRAHGRIAVCGMISQYNLQKHEGVHNLMLTIQKRIRIEGFAVLDYGSSYGKFEQMVLRDLKEGKITYVEDVAEGLENGPAALVGLFAGRNVGKQLVVVARE encoded by the exons ATGGCGGGGGAGGGAGAGGTGGTGAGGGGGAACAAGAAGGTGGTGTTGAGGGGGTACGTGACcgggtcccccaaggagagcgACATGGAGGTGGTGACCTCCTCCACCGTCCGATTGACGGTCCCCGAGGGATCCACGGCCGTGATCCTCAAGAACCTATACCTCTCCTGCGATCCCTACATGCGGCTCCGCATGACCAAGCACGACGAGAAGAACCCTAACTTTGTCCCCGACTTAGTCCCCGGCGAG GTTATAACTGGTTATGGTGTGAGCAAAGTCGTAGATTCCGGTCATCCGGACTACAAGCCGGGCAATCTTGTGTGGGGATCTGGAATTGGATGGGAAGAGTACAGTGTCATAACAAATCCGCAGGGCCTTTTGAAGATCAACCATCCTGAAGTACCACTATCCTATTATACAGGCCTTTTAG GAACTCCAGGTCTTACTGCGTACGTTGGATTCTATGAGGTGTCCTCGCCGAAGAAAGGAGAATATGTTTTTGTGTCAGCTGCATCGGGCGCCGTTGGCCAGCTTGTTGGGCAATTCGCCAAGCTTTTGGGCTGTTATGTGGTTGGAAGCGCGGGTTCTGATGAGAAG GTTAATCTTTTGAAGAGCAAGTTCGGTTTCGACAATGCTTTTAATTACAAAAAGGAGCAGGACTTGAATGCAGCATTGAAAAG GTGCTTTCCTGAGGGCATCGACATCTACTTCGAGAACGTAGGGGGAGCGATGCTGGACGCGGTTCTTCTTAACATGAGGGCGCACGGCAGAATTGCAGTTTGCGGGATGATCTCCCAATACAATCTCCAGAAACACGAGGGCGTGCACAACCTAATGCTAACCATCCAAAAGCGCATCAGAATTGAAGGATTCGCCGTGTTGGACTACGGCTCCAGCTATGGAAAGTTTGAGCAGATGGTCCTTCGGGATCTGAAGGAGGGAAAGATCACTTATGTGGAGGATGTTGCTGAAGGACTCGAGAACGGCCCCGCGGCGCTGGTCGGGCTCTTCGCGGGGCGCAACGTGGGCAAACAGTTAGTTGTCGTCGCTCGAGAGTAA
- the LOC109723252 gene encoding serine/threonine-protein kinase STY17-like isoform X1 has product MEVAAKLRRGISRQFSMGSSAIRRDGGGGGLLGFRRQASARFAFGRQASARFAFGRQSSLDPNRRSPVREAAELAVPENLDATMQLLFLACRGDTKGVEDLLKDGVDVNSIDLDGRTALHIAACEGHADVVRLLLSYRANIDARDRWGSTAAADAKYYGHVEVYNLLRSRGAKAPKTRKTPMTVSNPRDVPEYELNPLELEFRRGEELSKGMYQVAKWNGTKVSVKILDKEAYSDPDSINAFKNELTLLEKVRHPNVVQFVGAVTQNIPMMIVSEYLQNGDLGSYLQRKGRIDTYKALKFALDIARGMNYLHECKPDPIIHCNLKPKNIFRDDGGGRLKVAGFGLISIQKMSTDKFKSAHPITPDDSVYVAPEIYKNEIFDRGVDSFSFGLILYEMIEGTPPFHPKSPEDAAKMICLEGLRPQLKNKSKSYFPELKELIEECWNPQPEVRPTFAEIIIRLKKIHANSSKQSRWRDNFKLPWK; this is encoded by the exons ATGGAGGTGGCTGCGAAGCTGCGGCGCGGGATCTCGCGCCAGTTCTCCATGGGGTCGTCGGCGATACgccgcgacggcggcggcggcggcctttTAGGGTTCCGGCGGCAGGCGTCGGCGCGGTTCGCCTTCGGGCGGCAGGCGTCGGCGCGGTTCGCCTTCGGGCGGCAGTCGTCGCTCGACCCGAACCGGCGGAGCCCCGtgagggaggcggcggagctGGCGGTGCCGGAGAACCTGGACGCCACCATGCAGCTGCTCTTCTTGGCCTGCCGCGGCGACACGAAGGGGGTCGAGGACCTCCTGAAGGACGGAGTCGATGTGAACAGCATCGATTTGGATGGTCGCACCGCGCTGCACATCGCGGCGTGCGAGGGGCACGCGGACGTCGTTAGGCTTTTGCTCAGTTACAGGGCCAACATCGATGCCAGGGATCGCTGGGGGAGCACG GCGGCTGCAGATGCTAAGTATTATGGCCATGTTGAAGTATACAATCTCTTAAGATCTAGAGGAGCCAAGGCTCCG AAAACCAGAAAGACTCCAATGACTGTCTCGAATCCTCGAGATGTTCCAGAATACGAGCTGAACCCGCTAGAGCTTGAGTTCCGGAGAGGCGAAGAACTCTCAAAG GGCATGTATCAAGTGGCTAAATGGAATGGAACAAAGGTTTCTGTGAAGATTCTTGACAAGGAAGCCTATTCGGATCCAGATAGCAT AAATGCCTTCAAAAATGAGCTCACTCTATTGGAGAAGGTTCGACACCCTAATGTGGTCCAGTTTGTGGGAGCTGTTACACAAAATATACCTATGATGATTGTCTCGGAGTACCTTCAAAAT GGTGATTTAGGAAGTTATCTTCAAAGGAAAGGGCGCATAGACACCTATAAAGCTCTGAAATTCGCCCTTGATATTGCCAG GGGCATGAATTATCTTCATGAATGCAAACCAGATCCAATCATCCACTGTAATTTAAAGCCAAA AAATATTTTTCGGGATGATGGTGGTGGCCGTTTGAAGGTAGCGGGCTTTGGGTTGATTAGTATACAGAAAATGTCCACAGACAAATTTAAATCAGCACATCCAATCACACCTGATGACA GTGTATATGTGGCACCTGAGATTTACAAGAATGAAATATTTGACAGAGGTGTCGATTCATTCTCATTTGGTCTCATTCTCTATGAG ATGATTGAAGGCACACCTCCTTTCCACCCCAAGTCTCCAGAAGACGCCGCTAAGATGATCTGCTTGGAAGGATTGAGACCACAGTTGAAGAACAAATCTAAAAGCTATTTTCCTGAATTAAAGGA ATTGATAGAGGAGTGTTGGAATCCACAGCCTGAAGTGAGGCCAACATTTGCAGAGATAATTATCCGTCTGAAGAAAATACATGCCAATTCTTCTAAACAGAGTCGGTGGAGGGACAATTTTAAACTCCCATG GAAATAG
- the LOC109723341 gene encoding probably inactive leucine-rich repeat receptor-like protein kinase At5g48380 yields MATEGEELSNKRIILKDYVVGFPTDEHMVLTLSTVRSKVPEGSMAVIVKNLYLSCDPYMRGRMSRPLHKSYTEAFVPGAVITGYGVAKVVDSGHPDFKAGDLVWGLTGWEEYTLITAPEGLTKIKYTDVPLSYYTGILGMPGCTAYVGFHEISSPKKGETVYVSAASGAVGQLVGQFAKLMGCYVVGSAGSKEKVDLLKNKFGFDDAFNYKEEQDLNAALKRCFPDGIDIYFENVGGRMLDAVLLNMRVHGRIAVCGLISQYNLTQQEGIHNLFCVVTKRIRMQGFIFADHKHLYPEFLEFAIQHIREGKIVYVEDVVEGIEKAPSALIGLFAGRNVGKQVVVVAREQFSWYRSDLAPDSLYHIVNLHRYIYMATKRSSRSTLLQILSYFLLSSLSYGTPSDILCLQLVKESLSDPNNYLTNSWNFDNTSEGSICKFYGVDCWHPNENKVLNLHLSNTGLTGNFPAGLENCTSLTGLDLSSNNLSGPIPANISRRIPFVTTLDLSFNNFSGVIPANLSKCVYLNVLNLQHNRLNGQIPVELGLLDRLTQFNVADNMLSGPIPSFQNKFSAASYVNNPGLCGDPLSECTAPAKKSRIGVIVGSAIGGVVLTVLIVGVIMFFFLRRVPIKKKEKDVEENKWAKSIKGAKGIKVAMFETSISKMKLSDLMKATNDFSKENIIGTGRTGTMYKATLPDGSFLAIKRLQDSQHSESQFTSEMGTLGTVRHQNLVSLLGYCSAKKERLLVYKYMPNGTLFDQLHQPDSESKNKIMDWKLRLKISIGAAKGLAWLHHSCNPRILHRNISSKCILLDEDYEPKISDFGLARLMNPIDTHLSTFVNGEFGDLGYVAPEYTRTLVATPKGDIYSFGVVLLELVTGERPTHVSNAPENFKGSLVEWITYLSNNSILQDGVDKSLIGKDNDKELLQFLKVACTCVLSAPKERPTMFEVYQLLRAIGEKYHFSTADDEIMLPPESTDADNMDELIVAQ; encoded by the exons ATGGCGACGGAGGGGGAGGAGCTGAGCAACAAGAGGATCATCCTCAAGGACTACGTCGTAGGGTTCCCCACCGACGAGCACATGGTCCTCACACTCTCCACCGTCCGATCGAAGGTGCCCGAGGGATCGATGGCCGTGATCGTCAAGAACCTCTACCTCTCCTGCGACCCCTACATGAGGGGCCGCATGTCGAGGCCCCTCCACAAGAGCTACACCGAGGCCTTCGTTCCGGGAGCC GTCATTACTGGTTATGGCGTTGCGAAAGTTGTCGACTCTGGACACCCAGATTTCAAAGCGGGAGACTTGGTTTGGGGATTAACTGGGTGGGAGGAGTATACTCTGATAACTGCACCTGAAGGCTTGACTAAAATCAAATACACCGATGTTCCGCTTTCATATTATACAGGCATTTTAG GAATGCCAGGGTGTACTGCTTATGTTGGGTTTCATGAAATATCTTCTCCAAAGAAAGGTGAAACAGTCTATGTATCAGCTGCGTCCGGAGCGGTTGGTCAGCTTGTTGGCCAATTTGCTAAGCTCATGGGTTGCTACGTTGTTGGGAGTGCGGGCTCCAAAGAGAAG GTTGATCTATTAAAGAATAAGTTTGGGTTTGATGATGCTTTTAACTATAAGGAGGAGCAGGATCTCAATGCTGCCCTGAAAAG GTGTTTCCCAGATGGAATTGACATCTACTTCGAGAACGTGGGCGGCCGAATGCTCGACGCAGTTCTTTTAAACATGAGAGTTCATGGTCGAATCGCGGTCTGCGGATTAATTTCGCAGTACAATCTCACCCAGCAAGAAGGCATCCACAACTTGTTCTGCGTCGTGACAAAACGGATTCGGATGCAAGGCTTCATTTTCGCCGATCACAAGCACCTTTATCCCGAGTTCTTGGAATTCGCTATTCAGCACATAAGAGAAGGGAAAATCGTTTACGTCGAAGATGTTGTTGAAGGCATAGAGAAGGCTCCTTCTGCACTCATCGGCCTTTTTGCGGGGCGTAATGTTGGCAAACAAGTTGTTGTCGTAGCTCGCGAG CAGTTTAGCTGGTATCGAAGCGACTTGGCTCCTGATTCATTATATCATATCGTGAATTTGCatagatatatttatatggCTACGAAGAGAAGTTCTCGTTCTACGCTTCTTCAAATACTCTCTTATTTCTTGCTAAGTAGCCTAAGTTACGGTACTCCGAGTGACATCCTATGCCTACAACTTGTGAAGGAATCTCTTTCCGACCCGAATAACTACCTTACAAACTCGTGGAATTTTGATAACACCTCGGAAGGGTCCATATGTAAATTCTATGGCGTCGACTGCTGGCACCCTAATGAGAACAAGGTCCTCAATCTTCACCTCTCCAACACGGGCCTGACAGGCAACTTCCCAGCGGGCCTCGAGAACTGCACTAGCCTGACGGGCCTTGATCTGTCGAGCAACAACCTCTCCGGACCCATCCCGGCCAACATTTCAAGAAGAATACCTTTTGTGACAACCCTTGATCTTTCGTTTAATAACTTCTCTGGCGTAATTCCAGCGAACCTTTCGAAATGTGTTTATCTCAATGTGCTCAATCTGCAACATAACCGGCTGAATGGACAGATTCCTGTAGAGCTGGGACTTTTAGACCGACTAACCCAATTCAATGTGGCTGATAATATGCTATCGGGGCCGATTCCATCATTCCAGAATAAGTTTTCGGCGGCCAGCTATGTGAACAATCCGGGTCTTTGTGGGGACCCTTTGAGTGAGTGCACAGCACCTGCAAAGAAAAGCCGGATTGGGGTTATTGTGGGTTCTGCTATTGGTGGTGTAGTTTTGACGGTGCTCATAGTTGGGGTTATTATGTTCTTCTTCCTGAGGAGAGTGCCGAttaagaagaaggaaaaggatgTAGAAGAAAACAAATGGGCGAAGTCCATAAAGGGGGCCAAGGGAATCAAG GTTGCAATGTTCGAGACTTCAATATCGAAAATGAAACTTAGTGATTTAATGAAAGCGACCAACGACTTCAGCAAGGAGAATATCATCGGAACTGGTCGAACAGGCACAATGTACAAAGCCACACTTCCCGATGGCTCTTTTCTTGCTATTAAGAGATTGCAAGACTCCCAACACTCTGAAAGCCAATTCACCTCCGAAATGGGAACCCTAGGAACTGTTAGGCATCAAAACTTGGTTTCCCTTTTAGGTTACTGCAGCGCAAAGAAAGAAAGGCTCTTGGTATACAAGTACATGCCCAACGGCACTCTCTTCGACCAACTGCATCAACCTGACTCAGAAAGCAAGAACAAAATCATGGATTGGAAACTTAGACTTAAAATAAGTATTGGGGCCGCCAAAGGGCTAGCGTGGCTTCACCATAGTTGTAACCCGCGAATCCTCCATCGGAACATTAGTTCCAAATGTATATTATTGGATGAAGACTACGAGCCCAAGATATCTGATTTTGGCCTTGCGAGGCTCATGAACCCAATAGACACCCATCTCAGTACATTCGTCAATGGCGAGTTTGGTGATTTGGGTTATGTTGCACCTGAATATACTCGCACTCTCGTGGCCACCCCGAAGGGCGATATTTATAGCTTCGGAGTAGTTTTACTTGAGCTTGTTACCGGAGAAAGGCCTACTCATGTTTCTAATGCGCCAGAAAACTTCAAGGGTAGCCTGGTGGAGTGGATTACTTATCTTTCGAATAATTCCATTCTTCAGGATGGTGTGGACAAATCATTAATCGGGAAGGACAACGATAAGGAGCTCCTCCAGTTTCTGAAGGTTGCTTGTACTTGTGTTCTATCTGCGCCCAAGGAAAGGCCGACAATGTTCGAAGTGTACCAGCTCTTGAGAGCCATCGGGGAGAAATACCATTTCAGTACTGCAGATGATGAGATAATGCTGCCGCCGGAAAGCACCGACGCAGATAACATGGACGAACTTATCGTGGCACAGTAG
- the LOC109723252 gene encoding serine/threonine-protein kinase STY17-like isoform X2: protein MEVAAKLRRGISRQFSMGSSAIRRDGGGGGLLGFRRQASARFAFGRQSSLDPNRRSPVREAAELAVPENLDATMQLLFLACRGDTKGVEDLLKDGVDVNSIDLDGRTALHIAACEGHADVVRLLLSYRANIDARDRWGSTAAADAKYYGHVEVYNLLRSRGAKAPKTRKTPMTVSNPRDVPEYELNPLELEFRRGEELSKGMYQVAKWNGTKVSVKILDKEAYSDPDSINAFKNELTLLEKVRHPNVVQFVGAVTQNIPMMIVSEYLQNGDLGSYLQRKGRIDTYKALKFALDIARGMNYLHECKPDPIIHCNLKPKNIFRDDGGGRLKVAGFGLISIQKMSTDKFKSAHPITPDDSVYVAPEIYKNEIFDRGVDSFSFGLILYEMIEGTPPFHPKSPEDAAKMICLEGLRPQLKNKSKSYFPELKELIEECWNPQPEVRPTFAEIIIRLKKIHANSSKQSRWRDNFKLPWK, encoded by the exons ATGGAGGTGGCTGCGAAGCTGCGGCGCGGGATCTCGCGCCAGTTCTCCATGGGGTCGTCGGCGATACgccgcgacggcggcggcggcggcctttTAGGGTTCCGGCGGCAG GCGTCGGCGCGGTTCGCCTTCGGGCGGCAGTCGTCGCTCGACCCGAACCGGCGGAGCCCCGtgagggaggcggcggagctGGCGGTGCCGGAGAACCTGGACGCCACCATGCAGCTGCTCTTCTTGGCCTGCCGCGGCGACACGAAGGGGGTCGAGGACCTCCTGAAGGACGGAGTCGATGTGAACAGCATCGATTTGGATGGTCGCACCGCGCTGCACATCGCGGCGTGCGAGGGGCACGCGGACGTCGTTAGGCTTTTGCTCAGTTACAGGGCCAACATCGATGCCAGGGATCGCTGGGGGAGCACG GCGGCTGCAGATGCTAAGTATTATGGCCATGTTGAAGTATACAATCTCTTAAGATCTAGAGGAGCCAAGGCTCCG AAAACCAGAAAGACTCCAATGACTGTCTCGAATCCTCGAGATGTTCCAGAATACGAGCTGAACCCGCTAGAGCTTGAGTTCCGGAGAGGCGAAGAACTCTCAAAG GGCATGTATCAAGTGGCTAAATGGAATGGAACAAAGGTTTCTGTGAAGATTCTTGACAAGGAAGCCTATTCGGATCCAGATAGCAT AAATGCCTTCAAAAATGAGCTCACTCTATTGGAGAAGGTTCGACACCCTAATGTGGTCCAGTTTGTGGGAGCTGTTACACAAAATATACCTATGATGATTGTCTCGGAGTACCTTCAAAAT GGTGATTTAGGAAGTTATCTTCAAAGGAAAGGGCGCATAGACACCTATAAAGCTCTGAAATTCGCCCTTGATATTGCCAG GGGCATGAATTATCTTCATGAATGCAAACCAGATCCAATCATCCACTGTAATTTAAAGCCAAA AAATATTTTTCGGGATGATGGTGGTGGCCGTTTGAAGGTAGCGGGCTTTGGGTTGATTAGTATACAGAAAATGTCCACAGACAAATTTAAATCAGCACATCCAATCACACCTGATGACA GTGTATATGTGGCACCTGAGATTTACAAGAATGAAATATTTGACAGAGGTGTCGATTCATTCTCATTTGGTCTCATTCTCTATGAG ATGATTGAAGGCACACCTCCTTTCCACCCCAAGTCTCCAGAAGACGCCGCTAAGATGATCTGCTTGGAAGGATTGAGACCACAGTTGAAGAACAAATCTAAAAGCTATTTTCCTGAATTAAAGGA ATTGATAGAGGAGTGTTGGAATCCACAGCCTGAAGTGAGGCCAACATTTGCAGAGATAATTATCCGTCTGAAGAAAATACATGCCAATTCTTCTAAACAGAGTCGGTGGAGGGACAATTTTAAACTCCCATG GAAATAG